TTCCTGCAAAGCGTGTAAATATGATTAAAATGTAACTGCCAGCTGTATTAAAAAAAATTAATTCACCGGAACATTCACCTCCATCTTAATAATATCATCCACCTTACCACCCGGTGTACCCACTCCAAAATCACTTCTGTTCACATCAAACTTCCCTGCGAAAGTTCCACCACTACCGGTTTTCACAAATGTAAATGGTATAGAAAACGGCTTCTTCACACCATGCATTGTCAACTCACCTTTCGCTACATACCCACTACCTGATTTCGTAATCTCTGTAGACGTAAATGCAATCGTCGGATATTTCTTCGCATCCAGCCACTTATCACCCTTCGCATGTGTATTCTTCAATCCATTACCGGTATTGATACTAGACACGTCAATGGTCACATCAAATTTAGAAGTATTCAGATGTTGCTCATCAAATACTACCTTGCCTTTCAGATCTTTAAAAATACCGTTGGCGCCAGCAGCAGAAAACTTTACAGCATAACCAGCAGCGATCTTATAATCTGGCCCGGAGAGAACCGTAAACGCTGATGCTACCAAAATAATAAGGGCAGTAACGGGAAGGAGGATTTTTTTCATTGTACTTGTTTATTTAACCTAAAAGTATGCAAAAAAAGCACCAACAAAAACGGCTTTGCCATCAGGCAAAGCCGTTCAAAATATTCTTTTAATATAGTTTTCAATACTGCTGCGAAAAGCATTCCCAACAATTAAAAAACAGCCTGCAAGTTTTAAGTCTTTCTTAACTTCAACGACTGTACAAAATGATGATTCCCCTTCTCCAATATCAAACTCGCCCTAAACCTTGTCGGTAATATATTCTGCACCAGATTCGGCTTATTGATCTCATTCCATATCTTCCTCGCAATCTCTTCTGACTCCACATCTGTCAAATGTGCATATCTGTGAAAATAAGACTCCGGATTCGCAAACGCCGTCGTCCTCAATGATTTAAACCGCTCTATATACCATTGCTCCAAATCCTTATCTTCTGCATCCACAAAAATAGAAAAGTCAAAAAAGTCCGATACGAATATACTTGGCTCCGGTGACCCCAGTGGCCTCGGCCTCACCTGCAACACATTCACTCCCTCTACAATCACAATATCCGGCGATTCTACCCACTGCATTTCATTCGCCAGCACATCATATTCCAAATGACTATACAGCGGCGCAGCCACCTTTTCTTTCCCTGATTTCAGATTCGCCAGAAACTGTACCAGCCTCCTGATATCATAACTCTCCGGAAACCCCTTTCTATTCATAATCCCTCTCTGTTCCAATACCCTGTTCGGATATAGAAAACCATCTGTCGTTACCAACGCGACTCTCGGATGATTGGGAAACGCAGCCAGCAACCATTGCAATACACGCGCTGTAGTACTTTTCCCAACCGCCACACTTCCTGCAATTCCAATAATATAAGGCACTTTAGTCACCTTGCTTCCCAAAAAGGTATTCGTTGTTGCATGCAGTTCCTGCGCAGCTGTTACGTACAGATTTAACAATCGTGACAGCGGCACGTATATTTGTGTAACCTCTTCCTTTGTTAGCGGCTCATTTAACCCATGTAGCTTATCCAGATCTTTGATCAGGTGTTCCATGAGTTCATCACTTTTATTTGCCCATGCTTCACGGGCAATCGTGATATAGGGAGCGTAGTTGTTCCGTGTCATTTAGTTTAGATGCTGTTGCCTGTTTATCGATTCCGTTGTTTCAGGGTGCTAAGCTATGTAAACCGTTTTAACATTCAAAAATTCATGTGTGCCTTCCAGGGAAAGTTCCCTGCCATATCCCGACTGTTTTACGCCCCCAAAAGGCAGACGGGCATCTGAGCGCACCATGGCATTGATAAATACATTGCCGCTATCGATCTGTACAGCCAGTTTTCTCGCTTTATCGAGGTCGCTGGTCCAGAGAGAAGCCCCCAGCCCATAGGGCGTCTGGTTCGCCAGTGCAACAGCATGTTGTTCATTATCAGCCTGAATGATAACAGCCAGTGGGCCGAATGTTTCTTCGTCAAAGGCTGTCATGCCTGGTTTTACACCGCTGAGCAGGGTAGGAGCGAAATTCGCACCCGAACGCTGCCCCCCTGTGATCAGTTTCGCACCCTGTTCTATGCTCTGATGTAACTGATGTCCTAACTCCGTTGCCAGATCCGGACGGGCCATTGGCCCCATGTCAATTTTCTGCAAGGTAGGATCTCCCTGGCTCATTTGCTGTATGAGTGTGGTCACCTGTTCTGTAAATGCGTCAGCTATTGCCTGGTCTACAATCCAGCGCTTTGCAGCGATGCAGGACTGACCGGCGTTCTGAAAACGGGCCTTCACAGCTGTACGTGCTGCCTCTTCCAGGTTTGCATCTTTCAACACGATGAAGGGATCGCTGCCCCCCAGTTCCAATACCGTCTTTTTAATATATTTTCCTGCCAGCCCGGCTACGCTCTGACCTGCAGCAGTACTACCTGTGAGGGTCACACCCTGTACACGATCGTCGGCAATCAGTGGTTCTATATGTTTGGAATTCACCAGCACGGTTTGAAATACGCCTTCGGGGAAGCCAGCTTCTAAAAATACCTGCTCAATGGCCAGTGCACAACCGCTTACATTGCTGGCATGCTTGAGTATACCTGCATTGCCGGCAAGAATATTAGGAATGGCAAAACGGAACACCTGCCAGTAAGGGAAATTCCACGGCATAATAGCCAGAATTATACCTTTTGGCTCATATGCCACATAGCTCTGCTGCCCATCAGATTTGATGATTTTTGAGGCCAGCATGCTACCAATATTTTGTACATAATATTCAGCAGAGGTTGCGCATTTTAATACTTCAGCTTTTGCTTCTTTTAGTGTTTTTCCCATTTCCCGGGTGATGATCGCAGCGTGTTCATCGGCTTTCTCTTTCAGCACATCCGCGAGTTTTTGCATCCAGGCACCACGCTGCTCCAGTGAAGTCTGCTTCAATGCCTGATATGCCTGATGACCTTTAACAAGTTTCTCTTCCAGTTCTGATGCTGTGTGCGCTGTATATTCAGCAATGGTTTCCTGTGTATATGGGTTAATACTCTTAAAGGTACTCATGTGAATAAAGTTTTGATAAAAGTAAGGATTATAATTGCTTGAACTGATCAGGAGCGCAATTATAGTACCGGGTAAAACTATTCACAAATGCAGCTACATGGCTATACCCTGTTTCATCTGCCACCAGCTGCAAATCAATCTCCGGCAATGTTAATAATGCCGCCGCTTTTTCCAGTCGCCATAAGATGACGAATGCATCTACGCTGGTGCCATATAAATGTCTGAATCCATATTGTAATTTCTCCTCAGAGATATCAAACAACTCACACAATTCCGAAATTTGCACACCAATTGTATTCGCTTTGATATATGCTTTCGCACTATCAATACTATTGATATCTTCGTTCGTCAATGGTTGATATTCCAATGGCGGATATTGTAACTGTGCAAAGAAATGCACTAACAATAATTCACATTGTTTGCTGATATACCTGCTACGTGCATATTCATTACACCCCAATGGATTTCGTATCTGTTCAAGTAGCAACGAAGCATATGCATCCAGTGCTACAGGTGCTGCATTAATTACACCACCATGTAGATTCTCAGCTATGGCAGGTAGGATGGTTTGTTCAATAAATGTAGGTTCCGCAAATAATGGTAGTTGTGCTTCACCGAATTCAATGTTTAAAAAACAATGCGTACCTGGATGTATAGACACTGCTTTCTCTTCATGCGTTACATAAAATAAATTCAGATCTCCCTGTTGCACATGCTCTGGTATTCCGCCACGCATGGCAGAATGCACATTGAGCGAAGAAAGCGTAACAGCCAGGTGCAAACCAGGATGATCTACATGGGGATGAATATCTGTCACCTGTGAAGTGATTACGTGATGCTGCCATACACGAAAAGGAGTTGCTTCCAGCAATTGCTTAAATACAAATACGCGGGCATTGCCGTATACCGTTCTTCTTGCATGGGGAACAATATAGGAATGCATAATTTCGGGGACATTCTCTACCTGGATGAAGTCTGCGAAAATTTGTTGTTCTGCCTGTCTGATTAAATTCATATCAGATATAAGTCGATTGACTAAAGCGATTGGTACTCAAAAATACTCATAATTATGTGAGTAGTAATAGTATGCGACAAATTGGGTATATTTAAATTAATCACCCAAACCTGTAAATATGTCAACCAAGATCGTGTACTGTATGGCAATACTATGCCTTTGCCTGACTGTAGCCAGCGCCCAACAGAAAATAACCGGAAAAGTAACAGATGCCACAACCGGTGCCCCACTAGAAGGAATCACCGTAAGGGTCAGACTCAGTAACTCCGGCAGTTTAACCAACAAGTCCGGTGAATACACCATCGAGGCCAAAGCCAATGATGTACTGGAAGTAAGTGCCATCGGTTTCACCCCACAGGCCCTTTCCGTCAATGGGCGCTCTGTGATCGATGTAAAACTGGTCTCCGCCGTCTCGGAGCTCAACCAGATCGTACTCGTAGGTAGCCGGGGTACGGGGCGTGCCAGAACGGAAACGCCTGTTCCCGTCGATGTCATACCCATTGCCCAGGCATCCCAGTCTACTGCCAAAACAGATCTCACCGCCGTCCTGAACATGGCCGCTCCCTCCCTGAACTACAACAAACAAAGTGGGAGTGATGGTGCTGATATGATCGACCTCGCCACCCTCAGGGGCCTTGGACCTGATCAGACCTTAGTGCTTGTAAATGGTAAAAGACGTCACCAGACAGCCTTCGTAGCCGTATACGGTACCCGTGGCCGTGGTAATTCAGGCACTGACCTCAATGCCATCCCCGAAGCTGCCATCGACAGGGTCGAAATTCTTCGCGACGGTGCCTCTGCCCAATATGGCTCCGATGCCATTGCAGGGGTGATCAACCTCATCCTCAAAAAAGATGTGAACCACCTCAATGTGACCGCAGGTTATGCCGGTTATTATGACCATAAGTACAATACCTGGTTTGGCCGTAAACAATCCCAATACCAGTACGGTGTACCCATCGATGGGAATACCGGTACCCTGGGCCTCAGCTATGGCCTTCCTTTGGATAAAAACGGCGGGTTTCTCAACTTTTCGGGCAACTTCCTCATCCAGGGTAAAACCTACAGGCAGAACCTCGATACGAACCTGAGTCACAAAGATGGGCTGCCTGTGAACAGTGTGAGAAGAGGTGCCGGCGATGGCTCCCGTGTAAATGGAGGTGGCATGATCAACCTGGAAGTGCCTTTTGGTACAGGCAATACCACCCTCTATGCATTTGGTGGATATAACTATAAGAGCTCCGATGCATTTGCCTATTCCCGTTCTTTCAGCGGGCATCCGGATCGTTTTCCTACTGATGATAACGGGAACCTGATCTTCCATAAAGACATTATGTATGCCGTACCGGGCGACACCATTTTCGATCCCCACATCCAGACCCATGTCAGTGACATCTCTGCTGCTGTAGGAGTAAAAGGTGAATTTGGAGAAGGCTGGACCTGGGATGTGAGCAATACCCTGGGCAGAAACAATTTCCACTTCTATGGAGATAAAACTTTCAATGCTTCTTTGGGTGCAAACTCTCCTACCCACTTTGACGATGGAGGGTTCTCCTTTTTACAGAACACCTCGAATGTAACTTTCACCAAAGCGGTCTCAAATTTGAACCTCGCATTTGGTGCAGAATACCGTTACGAAAGGTATAGCATCTACGCAGGCGAAGAAGCCTCTTACACCAATTACGATCCCACTTTTTATAAAGCCACCGGTTCCCAGGGTTTCCCTGGCTATCGCCCCAGCGATGAGGTAGTGGCCAATCGTAGCAATATCGCTGCCTATGTAGATGCAGAACTGGATGTGACCAGTAAATGGCTGGTAGGCGCCGCCATCAGGGCAGAAAATTATTCTGACTTCGGCTTCACCGCCAATTACAAACTGGCTACCCGTTACAAAATCACGAACGATTTCAACATCCGTGCATCAGTTAGTACTGGTTTCAGAGCGCCTTCCTTACAGCAAATCAACTACAGTTCCCAATACACCAACGTACAGGGTGGCACGATCACCGAAGTGAAGATCGCACCTAACTACAACGCGATTACAAGAGCTGCAGGCATCCCTGATCTGAAACAGGAAAAGTCCATCAACGCCAGTCTTGGGTTCACCTGGAAACCATTGCCAATACTGACCGTAACCCTGGATGGATACTATGTAAAAGTAAAAGACCGTATCGTTCTCTCCGGTCAGTTCAGCGCCAGCGATACCACGCTGGATGCAGCAGTATACAATACGCTAAACGAATTACACATCGACAACGCACAGTTCTTTGCAAATGCGGTGAACACTTCCAACTATGGGGTAGACCTTGTCGTTGATTATAATAAACGCTGGAGCAATCATCATTTCCGTGGATTATTCACAGGCAATGTCCAGCACATGACCATCGACAATATCAATGTACCTGCCAAATTAAATGACACGTATGTACACCGTCAATCCTTCTTCAGCGACCGTGAGCAACGCTTTGTAAAAGCTTCTGCACCACCGGTGAAAATGGGTCTGAACCTGGAATATGGTGTTAATAAAATCAGCTTTGGTTCACACCTCACTTATTATGGCAAGGTAGAACTGTATGGTTACGGTTATTCCGGCGACCTGGCTGGTACAGGTATCAACCCGATCGTAGAACTGGATGAAGGTGGCAAGACAGTGCCTGAATTATTTGTGTACAGGGGAAAGGTAGTGACGGATGTATATGCAGGTTATAAATTCAACAGGCATATCAACTGGTTTGTAGGTGTGGATAACGTATTTAATGTACATCCTGATTTAGGCTATGTGAAAGGGGCGAAGCTGTCAGCTTTTGATGGCGAAGCAGGTGGTGCCTGGGATCCGGTGCAGATGGGTGTGAATGGTATGCGTTTATTTACTAGAATTGTATTGGATTTTTAAAATAAAATCTCCCTAAAACAGGAACGGCTCCCGAAGGGAGCCGTTCCTGTTTTTATACAAAATAGCTTATTGTACTTTGGATACTTTAATAGTATTTGTAGGTAAATGTTCTGCTACAGGCGTAGAACCGGTATTTACCACAATATCATCAGTTTTCAGATACCCTTTATCTTTCAGGATGCTGATCTGGTCATTGATAATGTTATCCAGACCAATTTCTTCCTTATAATAGAAGGCGCGTACACCCCAGCTAAGGCTCAGCTGATTCACTAAAGATTTCTCTTTAGTAAATACGAACAGTGGAGAGCGTGGACGGTAGCTGCTCAGCATAAAGCCGGTGTAACCACTCTGGGTCATACCAACCAGTGCATTAGCTTCCAGGTCTTCAGCCATTTTACATGCATTGTAACACAGTGCATCGCTGATGAAGGTAGGAGAATGACGGTGAGGGATCAGGTTACGGTTGTAGATGATTTCTTCTTTTTCTACTTCACCGATGATTTTACGCATAGTCTGGATTACCAGTTCAGGGAACTGACCAGTTGCCGTTTCACCACTCAGCATTACGGCATCAGCACCTTCCAGTACTGCGTTAGCTACGTCAGTGATTTCGCTACGGTTAGGGCGGGTACGGTCGATCATGGATTCCATCATCTGGGTAGCCACGATTACCGGCTTAGCACGATGAATACATTTACGGATAATATCTTTCTGGATCATTGGGATCTGCTCAACAGGCAGTTCCACACCCAGGTCACCACGGGCGATCATTACGCCGTCGCTTTCCCAGATGATCTCTTTCAGATTTGCGATAGCCTCAGGCTTTTCGATCTTAGAGATAACCTTGATCTTGGAGTTACGTTCTTTCAGACGTTTGCGGATCAGTTGCAGGTCAGCAGCATCTCTTACAAATGACAGGGCAACCCAGTCACAGTCGTGGTCGATGATGAATTCCAGATCTTCCACATCTTTAGGAGTCAGTGCTGGCAGAGATACTTTGGTATCTGGCAGGTTGAAACCTTTCTTGGAAGACAGAACGCCTGGCAGGGTAACTTCAGCTTTGATTTCACCTGCAGCAGTGATTTCTTTTACTACAGTTTCGATCTTACCGTCATCCAGCAGGATTTTCTGGCCTGGTTTTACATCTTTATGCAGGTCTGCATAAGATACGTATATTCTTTCAGCGGTACCAACTACCTTCTCGTTTACGAAAGTCAGGATCATACCCGGAGTCAGTGGCAGTGCATTGTTAGCGATTTCACCTACACGCAGTTTAGGACCTTGCAAGTCAGCCAGGATGGCAACATTGAAAGATTCAACTTCGTTAATCTGGCGAATGTAACCAATGATGCGCAGCTTGTCCTCGTGAGAGCCATGTGAAAAGTTCAGACGGAACACGTTTACGCCAGCCTTTACCAGTGCCAGTAATTTTTCGTAAGTGTCGCATGCCGGTCCTACTGTGGCAACTATCTTCGTTTTGTGTTTAGATATATCTTGTGTACTCATAGCTCTTATTTTAACTCGCAAGTATTTTTACAATTTTAAACCATTCCGGATCGATATGCTCTTTGGCTTTGATGGCCTGTTCCAGAGGTGTATATTGGATTTTGTTGTTTACAATTCCTACCATAACATTGGAAGTGCCATTCAACAGCGCCTCAACAGCTGCATAACCCATACGGCTGGCCAGGATACGGTCCTGGCAGGTTGGGCTACCACCACGTTGTATATGTCCGAGGATGGTTACGCGGGTATCCAGTTGAGGACATTGCTCCTTAATCTGGCGTGCTACCGCTTCTGCACCACCAGCAGCAGAACCTTCTGCTACTACGATGATGTTAACTAATTTCTTGCGGCGTTCGTTAGCCTGCAGTTCCAAGATAATGTCCTGTACATCAATAATGTGCTCAGGAGTCATAATGTGCTCAGCACCAGTGGAAATACCACTGTGAAGGGCAATATAACCAGCATCGCGCCCCATCACTTCTATGATAAATAAACGGTCGTGCGCATCTGCTGTATCACGGATTTTATCAATCGCATCTACCGCAGTATTCACAGCTGTATCAAATCCGATGGTAAAATCAGAACCGGCAATGTCTTTGTCAATTGTGCCTGGCAGGCCAATGCATGGAATGTCAAATTCCTGGCTCAACTTGTACGCACCATTGAAAGAACCATCGCCACCGATCACTACTATTCCGTCGATGTTGTGTTTCTTTAAATTTTCGTATGCCTTTTTACGGCCTTCGGCTTCGTAAAACTCTTTACAACGGGCCGTTTTTAGGATTGTACCACCGCGTTGTATAATGTTGGCAACAGATTTAGACTCCAAAGGAAAGATTTCGTTCTTCAACATTCCCCTGTAACCATACATGACACCAAAAACATTCAGCTGATTGTAAATTCCCGTTCTTACAACCGCACGAACGGCAGCATTCATGCCCGGCGCGTCTCCGCCTGATGTAAGGACCGCAATGTTGTTAACTTTTTTCATAGTTATGTTATATTTCCCTCTCTACGTTGTTTTATGTGGGAATTCCCGACGTTGAACCTGTTCTCGCCCAGTTTATACCCCAAATGTGTCATAGTGGTATATCCCGAATATTCTAACAATCTCTTTCCGCAAGTCCTCTTCTTTTCCTGATTATCACATTCCTTATGGTTAAATTGCCGGAAAAATATTTAATTGGCGCACAAAAATAACATTTTGGATATTCTTTCTAATAGTATTCTGATGAATTAAAGAAAATTTTCAATTTCAGTTAACCAATAGAGTATTTTTTTAAAAAAATATACATATGTATAATTTAAATGCAATAATGCAACGTCTACCTGCTTTTATTTTCACTTTTATTAATTCCTCATTGCTGCTTACGACTATGACAACAGCTCAAGCCCAATCTCAACAGCCAGGCCTCGTTTATCCGCAAACCCGGAAGACCGAAGTGACAGATAACTACCATGGTACCACTATTGCCGACCCATACCGCTGGCTCGAGGACGATAACAGCCCGGAAACCAAAGCATGGGTGAAAGAACAAAACGCAGTCACCCAGGATTATCTTGCAAAGATACCTTTCCGCGACGCTATAAAAAATCGTCTGGAAGTGTTATGGAATTATCCAAAAACTGGTGCACCGGATCATAGAGGTAACTATTTGTACTTCTATAAAAATGATGGTTTACAGAACCAGTCTGTACTTTACAGGCAGTCTACCACCCCGGGCGCTACTCCCGAAGTCTTCATCGACCCGAATAAACTCTCCGCCGATGGTACAACAGCTTTAGGCACCGTACAGTTTTCCAAAGATGGAAAATATGCCGCCTATTTAATTGCAAAGGCTGGTTCTGACTGGCAACAGGCCCATATTATGGACGTAGCTACCAAAACTTTGCTCCCGGATAGCCTGAACTGGCTCAAGTTCAGTGGTCTTTCATGGAGAGGAGATGGTTTTTACTATAGCCGCTATGACGAACCTACCGAATCCAGCAAACTCTCCAAAAAGAACGAATTCCATAAAGTTTACTATCACAAGGTAGGCACTTCTCAGGATAAGGATGTACTGATCCACGCTGATTCAGATCACCCACTTCGCAATTTTCAGGCAACTGTTACCGAAGATGAGCGATTCGTGCTCCTAAACGCGTCAGAAGGGACTTCCGGCAATGAGATATGGTTCTGGGACATGAAAAATCCTGACCAAAAGACGTTCAAATTATTGATCAAAGGCTTCGATCATGAGCCAAATGTAATAGACAATGACGGCGATAAGCTATTTGTGATCACTAACGAGGGCGCACCTAATTATAAAGTAGAGCTGATCGATACCAAAAATCCAGAGGGTCCCCGTACACTGATCATTCCTGAACGCAAGGAAACCCTCATGCATGTGGGTACCGGTGGTGGAAAACTCTTTGCTACCTACCTGCAGGATGCTGCCAACCGTGTATACCAGTTAAACTATGCCGGTCACCTGGAAAGGGAGATCAAACTCCCGGGTATAGGTACCGCAGGTGGATTCGGTGGTAAAAAAGAAGACAAGGAATTCTATTACACCTTTAATTCATATGTGACACCGGCTCTGGTATATAAATATGATATAGCTTCCGGTAAGTCTACGACCTATTTCAAACCTGAACTGAAATTCGATCCTTCCCAATATGAAACCAAACAGGTATTCTTTAATAGTAAAGATGGTACTCGTATCCCTATGTTCCTTTCCTATAAGAAGGGGATCAAACTGGATGGGAACAATCCTGTATTGCTGTATGGTTATGGTGGTTTCAATATCCCGGTCACCCCGGGTTTCAGCGTATCTAATCTGTTCTTTATGGAGCAGGGTGGTATCTATGCACAGGTAACCCTGCGTGGTGGTGCGGAGTACGGCGAGGAGTGGCACAAAGCAGGTATGTTCGAAAAGAAGCAGAATGTATTTGACGATTTTATCGGGGCTGCAGAGTTCCTGATCAAAGAAAAATATACCAATACCTCCAAACTGGCGGTACATGGCCGTTCAAATGGTGGATTGCTGATTGGTGCGGTGATGACACAACGCCCGGATCTGTTCAAGGTAGCCATACCTACAGTAGGAGTGCTGGATATGTTGCGTTACCAGCACTTTACCATCGGATGGGCATGGGGTGTGGAGTATGGCACCAGCGATAAGGAAGACCAGTTTAAATACCTGATCAAATACTCACCACTGCACAACCTGAAACCAGGTACGTCTTACCCTGCTACCATGGTAACTACAGGGGATCATGACGACAGGGTAGTGCCTGCACACTCATTCAAATTCGCTGCTACGCTACAGGCGGACAATGCAGGGCCTAACCCAACGCTTATACGTATAGACACGCAGGCAGGCCATGGAGCTGGTAAGCCAACAGGCAAGCTGATAGAGGAATCTGCGGATATATGGGCTTTTATAATGTATAATCTGGGAATGCATTTTAAGAATTAAAGGAAGGCCTGGGCCTCTTTCATAAAACGCTGATGTCTCTGACATCAGCGTTTTTTTTTAACCAAACTCTTTTCTTCGTAATTTTAGAAAAAGGCATAAATATGAAGGTATTAATCACAGGCAGTAACGGATTATTGGGCCAGCACCTCATCCCCCTCTTTTTACAGGATTCCCGCTACGAAGTCATCGCCACCGGAAGGGGCGCTAACCGTCTCCCTAAACAGGAAGGTTACCTTTACGAGCCGGTTAACCTGAGAGAGTCCTCCAGTGTTAATCAGTTACTACAGAAGCATCAGCCAGATATCGTTATCCACGCGGCTGCCATGACCCAGGTAGACGATTGCGAAAGAAACAAAGATGCCTGTTGGGACTGTAATGTTAACGCTACCCGCTACCTCATCCAGGCTGCAGAAAAAACCAAAAGCTTTTTCATTTTTCTCTCCACTGACTTTGTATTTGATGGCCTACAAGGCCCTTATGCAGAAGAAGATGCCGTGAACCCCCTCAGTTACTATGGCGCTACCAAAGTAGCCGCAGAAAGGCTTGTCCATAATAGTCATCTGGAATGGTCTATTGTACGTACAGTATTGGTATACGGTGTAGCCGCAGATCCTAAGCGTAGTAACATAATTACCTGGGTAAAAGCGAATCTGGAACAGGGAAAGAAATTGAAAGTGGTAGATGACCAATGGCGTACACCTACACTGGTACAGGATCTGGCAGCTGGTTGCAAACTGGTAGCCGATAAAAAGGCAGGTGGTATTTTCCACATCTCTGGTGGTGAAACACTCACTCCTTACCAAATGGCTGTGCAAACAGCAGGTTACTTCCAGTTAAACTCACAATTGTTGGAAAAAG
This Chitinophaga sancti DNA region includes the following protein-coding sequences:
- a CDS encoding YceI family protein, coding for MKKILLPVTALIILVASAFTVLSGPDYKIAAGYAVKFSAAGANGIFKDLKGKVVFDEQHLNTSKFDVTIDVSSINTGNGLKNTHAKGDKWLDAKKYPTIAFTSTEITKSGSGYVAKGELTMHGVKKPFSIPFTFVKTGSGGTFAGKFDVNRSDFGVGTPGGKVDDIIKMEVNVPVN
- the coaA gene encoding type I pantothenate kinase; its protein translation is MTRNNYAPYITIAREAWANKSDELMEHLIKDLDKLHGLNEPLTKEEVTQIYVPLSRLLNLYVTAAQELHATTNTFLGSKVTKVPYIIGIAGSVAVGKSTTARVLQWLLAAFPNHPRVALVTTDGFLYPNRVLEQRGIMNRKGFPESYDIRRLVQFLANLKSGKEKVAAPLYSHLEYDVLANEMQWVESPDIVIVEGVNVLQVRPRPLGSPEPSIFVSDFFDFSIFVDAEDKDLEQWYIERFKSLRTTAFANPESYFHRYAHLTDVESEEIARKIWNEINKPNLVQNILPTRFRASLILEKGNHHFVQSLKLRKT
- a CDS encoding NAD-dependent succinate-semialdehyde dehydrogenase, whose amino-acid sequence is MSTFKSINPYTQETIAEYTAHTASELEEKLVKGHQAYQALKQTSLEQRGAWMQKLADVLKEKADEHAAIITREMGKTLKEAKAEVLKCATSAEYYVQNIGSMLASKIIKSDGQQSYVAYEPKGIILAIMPWNFPYWQVFRFAIPNILAGNAGILKHASNVSGCALAIEQVFLEAGFPEGVFQTVLVNSKHIEPLIADDRVQGVTLTGSTAAGQSVAGLAGKYIKKTVLELGGSDPFIVLKDANLEEAARTAVKARFQNAGQSCIAAKRWIVDQAIADAFTEQVTTLIQQMSQGDPTLQKIDMGPMARPDLATELGHQLHQSIEQGAKLITGGQRSGANFAPTLLSGVKPGMTAFDEETFGPLAVIIQADNEQHAVALANQTPYGLGASLWTSDLDKARKLAVQIDSGNVFINAMVRSDARLPFGGVKQSGYGRELSLEGTHEFLNVKTVYIA
- a CDS encoding helix-turn-helix domain-containing protein codes for the protein MNLIRQAEQQIFADFIQVENVPEIMHSYIVPHARRTVYGNARVFVFKQLLEATPFRVWQHHVITSQVTDIHPHVDHPGLHLAVTLSSLNVHSAMRGGIPEHVQQGDLNLFYVTHEEKAVSIHPGTHCFLNIEFGEAQLPLFAEPTFIEQTILPAIAENLHGGVINAAPVALDAYASLLLEQIRNPLGCNEYARSRYISKQCELLLVHFFAQLQYPPLEYQPLTNEDINSIDSAKAYIKANTIGVQISELCELFDISEEKLQYGFRHLYGTSVDAFVILWRLEKAAALLTLPEIDLQLVADETGYSHVAAFVNSFTRYYNCAPDQFKQL
- a CDS encoding TonB-dependent receptor domain-containing protein, whose translation is MSTKIVYCMAILCLCLTVASAQQKITGKVTDATTGAPLEGITVRVRLSNSGSLTNKSGEYTIEAKANDVLEVSAIGFTPQALSVNGRSVIDVKLVSAVSELNQIVLVGSRGTGRARTETPVPVDVIPIAQASQSTAKTDLTAVLNMAAPSLNYNKQSGSDGADMIDLATLRGLGPDQTLVLVNGKRRHQTAFVAVYGTRGRGNSGTDLNAIPEAAIDRVEILRDGASAQYGSDAIAGVINLILKKDVNHLNVTAGYAGYYDHKYNTWFGRKQSQYQYGVPIDGNTGTLGLSYGLPLDKNGGFLNFSGNFLIQGKTYRQNLDTNLSHKDGLPVNSVRRGAGDGSRVNGGGMINLEVPFGTGNTTLYAFGGYNYKSSDAFAYSRSFSGHPDRFPTDDNGNLIFHKDIMYAVPGDTIFDPHIQTHVSDISAAVGVKGEFGEGWTWDVSNTLGRNNFHFYGDKTFNASLGANSPTHFDDGGFSFLQNTSNVTFTKAVSNLNLAFGAEYRYERYSIYAGEEASYTNYDPTFYKATGSQGFPGYRPSDEVVANRSNIAAYVDAELDVTSKWLVGAAIRAENYSDFGFTANYKLATRYKITNDFNIRASVSTGFRAPSLQQINYSSQYTNVQGGTITEVKIAPNYNAITRAAGIPDLKQEKSINASLGFTWKPLPILTVTLDGYYVKVKDRIVLSGQFSASDTTLDAAVYNTLNELHIDNAQFFANAVNTSNYGVDLVVDYNKRWSNHHFRGLFTGNVQHMTIDNINVPAKLNDTYVHRQSFFSDREQRFVKASAPPVKMGLNLEYGVNKISFGSHLTYYGKVELYGYGYSGDLAGTGINPIVELDEGGKTVPELFVYRGKVVTDVYAGYKFNRHINWFVGVDNVFNVHPDLGYVKGAKLSAFDGEAGGAWDPVQMGVNGMRLFTRIVLDF
- the pyk gene encoding pyruvate kinase; its protein translation is MSTQDISKHKTKIVATVGPACDTYEKLLALVKAGVNVFRLNFSHGSHEDKLRIIGYIRQINEVESFNVAILADLQGPKLRVGEIANNALPLTPGMILTFVNEKVVGTAERIYVSYADLHKDVKPGQKILLDDGKIETVVKEITAAGEIKAEVTLPGVLSSKKGFNLPDTKVSLPALTPKDVEDLEFIIDHDCDWVALSFVRDAADLQLIRKRLKERNSKIKVISKIEKPEAIANLKEIIWESDGVMIARGDLGVELPVEQIPMIQKDIIRKCIHRAKPVIVATQMMESMIDRTRPNRSEITDVANAVLEGADAVMLSGETATGQFPELVIQTMRKIIGEVEKEEIIYNRNLIPHRHSPTFISDALCYNACKMAEDLEANALVGMTQSGYTGFMLSSYRPRSPLFVFTKEKSLVNQLSLSWGVRAFYYKEEIGLDNIINDQISILKDKGYLKTDDIVVNTGSTPVAEHLPTNTIKVSKVQ